One genomic region from Kamptonema formosum PCC 6407 encodes:
- a CDS encoding class I SAM-dependent methyltransferase — protein MSKKLDRASTSPQSEGDRSWFSSGHPESWQALLSQVSSRFDREYRGENFALPEEVEAMPIFRDLAAGTLLAKVASPFWEIAKPQKNQRCLDIGCGVSFLVYPWRDWEAFFYGQDSSTVARDALNARGPQLNSKLFKGVQLGPAHRLNYEENQFDLCFATGFSCYFPLDYWEVVMGEVKRVLKPEGYFVFDILNPDAPLAEDWAILETYRGAEVFLEAIADWEKLIKSTGAKVVKKRNGELFNLYKVQF, from the coding sequence ATGTCTAAAAAGCTCGACCGTGCTAGTACAAGTCCACAATCAGAAGGCGATCGCTCTTGGTTTTCTAGTGGCCATCCTGAAAGTTGGCAGGCTCTACTTTCTCAAGTCTCCTCTCGTTTCGATCGCGAATATCGAGGAGAAAATTTCGCTCTACCCGAAGAAGTGGAGGCGATGCCAATTTTTCGGGACTTGGCAGCAGGTACTCTGTTAGCTAAGGTGGCTTCTCCTTTTTGGGAAATTGCCAAACCCCAGAAAAATCAGCGCTGTTTGGATATTGGCTGTGGGGTCAGCTTTTTGGTTTATCCTTGGCGAGACTGGGAAGCCTTTTTTTACGGACAAGATAGCAGCACAGTAGCGCGAGATGCCTTAAATGCTCGCGGGCCCCAGCTAAATTCTAAGCTGTTTAAAGGCGTGCAGTTGGGGCCAGCTCACCGTTTGAATTACGAAGAAAATCAGTTCGATTTGTGCTTCGCGACGGGGTTTAGCTGTTATTTTCCCTTAGATTACTGGGAGGTGGTAATGGGGGAAGTCAAGCGAGTTTTGAAACCGGAAGGTTATTTTGTCTTTGATATTCTCAACCCTGATGCGCCTCTGGCCGAGGATTGGGCAATTTTGGAAACTTATCGAGGAGCTGAGGTATTTTTAGAAGCGATCGCTGATTGGGAAAAATTGATTAAATCTACTGGTGCGAAGGTAGTTAAAAAGAGAAACGGCGAGTTATTTAACCTCTATAAAGTGCAATTTTGA
- a CDS encoding IS4 family transposase, whose product MGLKPGISLYFEGVKVTKSKGFGDFNIVAKWKKTYHGKKTKEPWFLLTNMNSLSQVVSAYKKRMGIEEMFRDFKKGGYNLEATQLEGKRLLSLLLLITFAYTQATLAGDNLQGKGVANYVGRPKEAKRQNRRHSRFYLGLHGQDWLDSLDIFAKEVEELVSLSPQKRRYYQRGRRVTSLIQSAF is encoded by the coding sequence TTGGGATTAAAACCAGGAATATCTCTCTACTTTGAGGGTGTTAAGGTAACAAAAAGCAAAGGATTTGGAGACTTTAATATTGTAGCAAAATGGAAAAAAACTTATCATGGCAAGAAAACTAAAGAACCTTGGTTTTTATTAACCAATATGAACAGCTTGTCTCAAGTAGTTTCTGCTTATAAGAAGCGAATGGGAATTGAAGAAATGTTTAGAGACTTTAAAAAAGGTGGTTACAATTTGGAGGCAACTCAACTTGAAGGAAAACGACTATTATCTCTACTTCTTTTAATAACATTTGCCTATACCCAAGCAACTTTAGCGGGCGATAATTTGCAAGGTAAAGGGGTAGCTAATTATGTAGGCAGACCAAAAGAAGCCAAACGTCAAAATCGAAGACATAGCCGTTTTTACCTGGGTTTACACGGGCAAGATTGGTTAGATTCTCTCGATATTTTTGCCAAAGAAGTTGAGGAGTTAGTGTCACTTTCCCCTCAAAAACGCCGATATTATCAGCGAGGTCGAAGGGTCACAAGCCTTATCCAGTCTGCTTTTTAG
- a CDS encoding class I SAM-dependent methyltransferase, which yields MYSSSIESYYNNPYSFHFRIKDLISQLQLRGDEKILDVGCGDGRLTVEISKYLPQGYVIGLDCFPEIIEFAKSKFNRENHPNVEFQLGDARSLEFEKSFDVIVSFEALHYIPEHISVLTRFKEIIKPKGKILLTFIGEGSKNSFHFILQELLLHSKWKELKNFHYQFYSPADYKKMLQTVGFCTNRVEVFPLPLKHNSKIEIKQHIEKEWLSLTSRIPQEIYEVFLEDLVTIYMERNPSNQNGLIESDKQWLEIQATIAPPA from the coding sequence ATGTATTCATCTTCTATAGAATCTTACTACAATAATCCTTATTCCTTTCATTTTCGGATAAAAGATTTAATATCACAACTCCAATTGCGAGGTGACGAAAAAATCCTAGACGTAGGATGTGGAGACGGGAGACTAACTGTAGAAATTTCCAAATATTTGCCCCAAGGTTATGTTATTGGTCTTGATTGTTTTCCAGAAATTATAGAATTTGCTAAAAGTAAGTTTAATCGAGAAAATCACCCGAATGTAGAATTTCAATTAGGCGATGCGAGAAGCCTTGAATTTGAAAAATCATTTGACGTGATTGTTTCTTTTGAAGCTCTTCATTATATCCCCGAACATATCTCCGTACTGACAAGGTTTAAAGAAATTATCAAGCCTAAAGGGAAAATTTTACTAACTTTTATAGGTGAAGGCTCTAAAAATTCCTTTCATTTTATTTTGCAAGAATTACTCCTGCATAGTAAGTGGAAAGAATTAAAAAATTTTCATTATCAGTTTTATTCGCCTGCTGACTATAAAAAAATGTTACAAACTGTAGGATTTTGTACGAATAGAGTAGAGGTTTTTCCCCTACCGTTAAAGCATAACAGCAAAATAGAAATAAAGCAACATATTGAAAAAGAGTGGCTTTCTTTAACTTCTAGGATACCTCAAGAAATTTACGAGGTTTTTCTTGAGGATTTAGTAACTATTTATATGGAACGCAATCCTTCCAATCAGAATGGTTTAATTGAAAGTGACAAACAATGGTTAGAAATTCAAGCAACTATAGCGCCTCCGGCTTAA